acCTACCATCAGTATCCGCCATTTACCACGCTGTATCCTCCGATCGATTCTACCAGAAATCCCTTACACCGTGCTATTCCCCCATAGATTTCTCTCAGATGAAAGTAACGTTTCGTTTCGGGCATTCATCGCTAGACCAGAGCAAAAAGAACCAGTTTGCATCCCGAGGAACTCGTAGTTTTTCCAATAGCTCGTGCTTGGGACCGCAAAAGGTTGCAGAGGATTACCGATAGAAGGCTTAAAAAACTGTATAGGATGAAAAAAAACATTCCAGGAAGATATTGGATGGACAACGTGTATTGCGACGGGAGCGAGAACGAACTGTCGAAATGCCGCTTCGACGAATGGGGTGCTTCCGACTGCGAGGGCGGCGAAGCAGCCGGTGTAATTTGCGCCTGCGAGCAGCAGGACGAGGAGGATGAAGGGATAGCGAAGGGAAAGCTGAAAAGGAAGTCAGGGAAACGGAGAATCAAGGATATCCATCAGCAGGGAGTGGCGATAAGGTTGGCCGGCGGCCGTGTCCATAACGAAGGCAGAGTGGAGATCAAACTAGGAAATTCAGGTATCGTTAAATCCACCGCGCAACGTGGCCTTTACATTAAAAGCTGTCACTGGTTTTACTCGAgtatttttatcttctttttggttTAATTTTAACGTTGAAAGAACGATAAAAGTCGACTTATTTTTCTCCCGTAATCTGTGATTGAAATGAAAAGTTGgagaaaaaattgaaataaaaaaacgaAAATTCGAGAAAATTCCATTTTTATCTTCGTTACTTTATCGTTCGATCGAAAAAGGAAGAGATAATAACGATGTATAACATACTGATAAcaaagaaaagataaaaaaaacacAGACGATTCAAGATTGTcagaaaaggaagaagatacAAGGTAAAGGGAGACTACCGAAGCAATTTCATTTCAGATTGGGGTGTAGTCTGTGGTGATAGTTGGTCCCTATTCGAAGCGGCGGTGGTTTGCCGGCAATTGGGCCTAGGTTACGCCTCCGACGCCATCCAGACCAATTTTTTCGGCGGCGAGAAGATACCTATGACCATCAGTGGCGTACAGTGTCACGGAGACGAGAACAATCTGATCGACTGTCTGCACGACAAACTTCTCGATTGTCCAGGTAATAGAAACGCTGCTGAAACAAACCTGGATTTCCTTGTTCCCCTTGTTTcgttgaaataataataatatttataacaataaatattctAGACGTTGAGATTTTCGCTTTTCTTAGTATTTTAAGTCGCTTGTTTCGTCGAGATGCTCGTGCTTTTTAAAAAACTTCCCTTTAATCGTTTCAAACGTtcaatattatgaaaaatatttgattcCGGAGATGTCAACTACTTCGTAATTGCGTAATTGCGTCGTATGCGTTACAGGTTCGATACAGAACGTGGCCAGCGTAATATGTCTTCGAGAGATGCCAGATCTGGTATTCGATCACATAGAACTCATGCGAACGGCGCATCTCGAGGATAGACAACTATATTGGTTACAATGTGCTATGGAGGAAAATTGTGTTGCTTCTCAGGCTTATAAGGTACAAAAGGAATCGGAGAATTGGCACCTAGAGACGAGGAGACTTTTAAGATTCACTGCGAGGATTTTAAACGCTGGAATCGCGGATTTTCGACCATCAGTACCGAAACACCTTTGGGAATGGCATATGTGTCATATGTGAGTAACTAGATCGACAAAATTCTAGAAAGATAAAGTAACGAAAGTTGGTTAAAGGTAAAATCTTTCGATTATAATAATTGATTACAATTGGTAAAAATTAAGATCAATTATTATAAtcgataaattgtatttaaagtGAATTCATCATAGTCGGTCTTCGGATTATCAATCGGAACGATGGGTTCCCATTGGCCAGTCAAAGGCATCGCTTTGACCGTAAAGAGAGTTAACACAACCTGAAACAATCAGTTTTAGGATAGCCCCGAACAGATGAACTGCAACCTTCACGAAACGTCGGAATAATAAACCGAAAACTATTACGAATTCAGAAAACTATCGATGATACGTTAAATCGGCCGTACTTAAGGGGAACGAAGAATGAGACGTCAATTTTTAGTGGCTATAAAATTTCACTAATGATATTAATACAATGAAATTGTAAACGCTACAAACACTTTTAATCTGAAAGGAATTTTGAAGCTCCAACTTAGAAACAAAGCAAACAAATTGAACAACGATACATGATTCGACATACGAGATACATATCTTCAGAAAGTTCAAAAGCTCCAAACCATATATTTTTGACAAATCCCCTATAGGGACAAATCGATCTATTTTAGTCGATTGAAAACGATTCCGActatacaaataatatattagaAGTTCGATAAGAACTTACGGTTCGTTTTGGATTCATCGAGAAATATCCAAACCGTGTTTCACCAACAAAACCTCTTTTCGTCGATTGAAATCGATCTCGATTACTCGAATAAtattttgtgtatatatatatatatattacgagCTCGTAATACATTACAAATCGTTTATGCCAGAGAAATTTCGTCTGATCGAAATTGGTTTCAAGCACTCGAACGACGTATTAAAAACTAGATTATACCATCGATCCATTCTGGATGAATAAATTTCTTTCGATCGACCGATATCGACACGAGACACTTGTATAACTTTTACCGAAGAACCTTCCATCGAACCTCTTTCGATGGACTGAAATTCCATCGAGGAATACGATATAATCTCATAAGCCATCAACGTGCACACGAAAAGCTGGAAAATGCATCTCTCTAACGTTAACAACCTGTATCACAGAAACCTGTTTCACTCTCCTAAAATCGATTCGTAATCGCTGGACGTGGCCCGAAGCTCGTTTTCACAGAACAGCCACTCGTCTTATCTGCGATCAGTGATTTCGATACGGCCGATCAAAGTGGCTCGTTGCTCTATCATTAATTCCGCGTTATTCGGTTGTTAACGACAGGCATTACCACTCGATGGAGGTGTTCGCGACGTTCGACGTGTTGGACTTGAACGGGACACGGTTGGCAGAGGGTCACAAAGCATCCTTTTGCTTGGAGGACAATCAATGCTTGCCTGGAGTGGAGCCGAGGTAAACGCAATTAGCAGACTCGTTAGCGAAAACGATCAGTTCCTAACAGGGCCACGCAATTGCTCGAcgaacgaaaaattatttttcgtgTTGATGGTGACGATGGACGACGTCTAATTGGCGAGCCAATTAACCAGCGACGCCTGCATGATTTCAGATACAAATGCGCCAATTACGGTGACCAAGGTATTTCCGTGAATTGTAGCGACATTTACAAGCACAACATCGATTGCCAGTGGGTGGATATAACGGAACTTCCAACCGGAGAGTATATTTTCAAGGTAATTCTAATTTGGAGCGTGATTTGCTTAATTTAATCCGCTTGGTTAATTTAATTCGCGTAGAATTTTCGTCTCTGTGTTGTTGTTTGTCGTGAAATAGGTACCGAATAGGTATTGAAGGTAAAATAGgtattgaatattaaaaattgacaAGTACGATCTATTTTACGGAAATAGGTAGTCGCATGGAAATACCACTGCTACTATCTCTATGTACAGTTCCATTTAAATCTATCTCTGCGTATATTTCCAAAACTATTCATAACGTCGGAAAATGTTTCCAGCCAAAGTTAAATGATCTCGAGGGGGGCATAATTTAACGTTAATGGTTATTTTTATAGGTAGAACCGTAGAAGAAATACGAAGGTTTACTTCAACTTTATCGTTTTTAACGAGACTGTTGAACgaacattttacaaaataaatgttcaaatatttccTATAATCTAACGGGGTCTCGACATAAATAGCTTTCAGCTTGATGATCTTTTACAGGGAATGCCAAGACGATTCGAATCGATCAATGTACTAAAACATACATGATTCTATCGAAAAGAAATAACGTCCCACATCCCAAAAAAATACAACGAAGAATCCATGACTTATAATCCTTGaaataatattacgaaaataGGGATCGAAATATCGATTACGTAACGTAAATGTCCACGAGTGACTGCCGAAGTAACCAGCCTAACATCAAGCGTGTAACGCCCTGTCTGTCCTTTTCTTGCGCGAATCAAATAGCCTGTAGAGAGAATCTGGTCCATAAAGGCCAGTGGAGAAGCCGGACAATCGCGATACCGTAGGAGAGAGAACGTAATCGAACCGATATTTACGTTTTCAGGTGGCGGTAAATCCGGAGTTCAAAGTGGGTGAGATGTCTTTCGACAATAACGCGGCAATTTGTCGTTTACTCTACACGGAATCGTTCGCCACTGTGCATAGTTGCGTCATGGGTCGGCCTTCATCTACGAACCTTTAGAATCACGATTCCACCATCTGCGCAAAGGACTTACGAGACTTGCGAGAATCACGATTCCACGATACGTGCAGAGAAGGTTACGATAATCGCTAGATCGCTCGTGTTTATGTGCTCGTAGGAAATTCAAAGGTGTAAAACCGCAggaaattaaacaaaatatcTAAACTATAACGCTTCTTACTATAATTAATGGCTGAAACTTTGATCTTCGCTTGGACTTCATTACTGTAGATCGTATTCGTCAAATtctgaatttgcataaatattcgaattcaATGAAATAGAACGAACATGGTTGAAATTGAAGCTACAACGGCAGTTGTGTTAATTACGATGCTATTAAATAATAAAGAGAGTCTTTTGCTGATAATAGTCTTTAATCGAATCTTTTCGTTTATCTTTATTACGAATGGTGTCGCAGGTAAATGGGATTTGGCGAAATGGACCGAGCAAAGTCCTATATTGTAGTTCCACGACGACGACTGTTTCATCTTCTTTCGCCAAAAGGGATTTCTATAAAGAGAAACGTACTTGGGATTTCGAAATAGGCTTACGCGAAAATATGACACACTCGAAG
This sequence is a window from Bombus affinis isolate iyBomAffi1 chromosome 14, iyBomAffi1.2, whole genome shotgun sequence. Protein-coding genes within it:
- the LOC126924124 gene encoding lysyl oxidase homolog 3A-like isoform X2; translation: MRSKMNWKVLVVGFLMTLALVDVCVGNNGTWDKVREKKARIVKKLKKDIRKLKKQEGAVKLVGGKNGGHEGRYWMDNVYCDGSENELSKCRFDEWGASDCEGGEAAGVICACEQQDEEDEGIAKGKLKRKSGKRRIKDIHQQGVAIRLAGGRVHNEGRVEIKLGNSDWGVVCGDSWSLFEAAVVCRQLGLGYASDAIQTNFFGGEKIPMTISGVQCHGDENNLIDCLHDKLLDCPGSIQNVASVICLREMPDLVFDHIELMRTAHLEDRQLYWLQCAMEENCVASQAYKVQKESENWHLETRRLLRFTARILNAGIADFRPSVPKHLWEWHMCHMHYHSMEVFATFDVLDLNGTRLAEGHKASFCLEDNQCLPGVEPRYKCANYGDQGISVNCSDIYKHNIDCQWVDITELPTGEYIFKVAVNPEFKVGEMSFDNNAAICRLLYTESFATVHSCVMGRPSSTNL
- the LOC126924124 gene encoding lysyl oxidase homolog 3A-like isoform X1, translated to MRSKMNWKVLVVGFLMTLALVDVCVGNNGTWDKVREKKARIVKKLKKDIRKLKKQEGAVKLVGGKNGGHEGNVEILHDGKWGSVCDDEWDYLEANVVCRQLGFDGAIKPTSNGHFGQARRRYWMDNVYCDGSENELSKCRFDEWGASDCEGGEAAGVICACEQQDEEDEGIAKGKLKRKSGKRRIKDIHQQGVAIRLAGGRVHNEGRVEIKLGNSDWGVVCGDSWSLFEAAVVCRQLGLGYASDAIQTNFFGGEKIPMTISGVQCHGDENNLIDCLHDKLLDCPGSIQNVASVICLREMPDLVFDHIELMRTAHLEDRQLYWLQCAMEENCVASQAYKVQKESENWHLETRRLLRFTARILNAGIADFRPSVPKHLWEWHMCHMHYHSMEVFATFDVLDLNGTRLAEGHKASFCLEDNQCLPGVEPRYKCANYGDQGISVNCSDIYKHNIDCQWVDITELPTGEYIFKVAVNPEFKVGEMSFDNNAAICRLLYTESFATVHSCVMGRPSSTNL